TGCCACCAACGCCACCAgcatccctctgctgctgcaggcacaatGACCACTCAGGGAATTAAAATGAGGAATGGTAAAAGTCTGTCAGGAGACAGAAGGCAGTTGGAGAATGGGACATTCTGCAAGGACAGAGTGTTTCTCATCAGGAGGAACTGAGGAGccatttgcaaaatatttcttttggagCTTTTCACAAAAGCCACTTCCtctgttgcaaaaaaaaaaaaaaaacaaacaagataAAGAACTCTGAGGAAGTGAAGTTCTGATGTAGCCAAAGACGCAATTTCTGACATTCCTGTGACTCCACTGAGCCTTGGGAAGCAACACCAACACAGGGCATAGAGAGAGCCAGCAGGACAGTAGTGGGGAGCTCCTGGTGATCTGGGCACTTTCTCCTTCATGTCACTGACCTGGCAGGAGCCGCTTTAAGACATGGATCCCAAAGGAGCAATAGGTACCAGGAAGTGCCGCTGATCTGCACAGACCCctttgcctgctgctgccccacagggAACAGGTCAGTGGAATGATTTCCTTCCTCCCTATCCCACCTTCcactcctccagcagctgctctgctcctgccatccTCTCCCAGTGACCACAGTCCTCACCCCAGCTCCCCCCTTCTCTGCCCTGAGCTTTCCTGCAATATCCCCTGCTGAACAGCCCAACTCTCCCAcctccctctcccaccccacaAGTTCCACTGCCCTCTGCCCCTGCACATCTCATCCCTTCCCACTGAATCCTTCccactgcagggagctgctgaagaAGCTGTGTGGTCCATCCCTGGATTCTCCAAGCACTGACTCCCCATCCACTCTGACCACAGCCAGGGCCACATCCCACCGCATGCTCAGCGTCCATCCATGGAGGTGACCACCGTGTCCCCATCTCCCGCCTCACCCACTGAAGGAGATGATCTCTGTGAGACAGATGTCACCAGCATGGCCATACACAGTGTGACACTGCTCATCTGCCTCTGTGGGCTGGCCGGGAATGGGGCTGTTCTCTGGCTCCTTGGCTCCCGCTGTTCATCCAGGAACAGCACCACCGGTTACATCCTCATGCTGACTTTTTTGgatttcctctttctcctctttctgttgccctctgctctgctcttcctgctggaGGACGTGTCCTGCTCTATCATCCTGCCCTTGCGGTACTTGGGGTTGCTTTTCCAGATGTTACCGATGTCATACAGCATATGGCTGTACACATTGACATTCATCAGCATCACAAGGTGCAGGTCCATCCACTGCCcgctctggcactgctgccaccgtCCCCAGCACCTGTCATGGGTGGTGCATGCCCTGCTTTGGGCCTTCTTCATCACTCTCGTCATTGTCATTCCCACaatgttttctctgtgtgcttccCAGGTATCTGAGCACTGCCGGTTTTCTCTTATCTCCATGTACACCTTCAACCTTCTCCTCTGTGCTCCCTCCATGCTCATTTCCAGCACAATCCTCTTCATTAAGGTCAAGCCTGCCTCCCATCAGCAGCAACATAAGAGGCTGGACATTGTTATCTGCATCATTGTGCTCTTCACTCTACTGCACAGCCTCTGGAACTTACTGCATCTCCTCAGTTACACCATTGTGTcctctcaggtttttttcctgctcaccTGTATCCATAGCAGCATGAAACCCTTCATCTACTTCTTGGTGGGAAGGTGCTGGAGGCCCTGCTCCATGGGGTCTCTCTGGCTCTCCCTCCAGAGAGTCTTTGAGGAGCCAAAAGAAAACACTACCCACAGCAATGATCCTGCCATGGACACAGTGCTCTGAGTCTGTTGATTcctcctgctgcactgctgagggaccctgggacagtggctgATGGATTCC
This portion of the Vidua chalybeata isolate OUT-0048 chromosome 6, bVidCha1 merged haplotype, whole genome shotgun sequence genome encodes:
- the LOC128789495 gene encoding mas-related G-protein coupled receptor member H-like produces the protein MEVTTVSPSPASPTEGDDLCETDVTSMAIHSVTLLICLCGLAGNGAVLWLLGSRCSSRNSTTGYILMLTFLDFLFLLFLLPSALLFLLEDVSCSIILPLRYLGLLFQMLPMSYSIWLYTLTFISITRCRSIHCPLWHCCHRPQHLSWVVHALLWAFFITLVIVIPTMFSLCASQVSEHCRFSLISMYTFNLLLCAPSMLISSTILFIKVKPASHQQQHKRLDIVICIIVLFTLLHSLWNLLHLLSYTIVSSQVFFLLTCIHSSMKPFIYFLVGRCWRPCSMGSLWLSLQRVFEEPKENTTHSNDPAMDTVL